A part of Sinorhizobium chiapasense genomic DNA contains:
- a CDS encoding molybdopterin-binding/glycosyltransferase family 2 protein — protein MKFGPVPLANAEGAVLAHAMKTGASRLPKGHRLSQADVATLAEAGVEEVIVARLDADDLLENEAAARIAAAIAPDHLRFSQAATGRVNIHATVSGLFVANRAAVDRVNRIDPAVTLACLGDHTAVAAGDMVATIKIIPLAVPERFVEQAENMLRAEAAFEVKPFVAQRAALIATELPSLKRQVMDKTHMVLAARLLRSGSHLVTERRVAHSEAAVAAAIADLKPAHDLIIIFGASAVSDPDDVIPAAIRRAGGVVEHVGMPVDPGNLLVLGRIAELPVVGAPGCARSPKENGFDWILDRLLAGEWPNSEDITGLGVGGLLNEIPTRPQPREQTVSPARGPARIVVLAAGRASRMGASGGHKLLAEFDGVPMVRRTVEAALAADAGKVVVVTGYREADIRAALAGLPVEFVSNPDYAAGMASSLVAGVTALGTEVGGALVMLADMPGITADHLRKMIEVFDGEGRQAVVRAVSGGQRGNPVILPKETFAAVRQLVGDVGARHIVERCGLPVIDVELGEAARLDLDTPEAIIAAGGVLKE, from the coding sequence ATGAAGTTCGGTCCCGTACCGCTCGCCAATGCCGAGGGCGCTGTTCTTGCACATGCAATGAAAACTGGAGCATCGAGACTGCCGAAAGGCCACCGGCTGAGCCAAGCGGACGTCGCGACGCTTGCCGAAGCCGGTGTGGAGGAGGTCATCGTCGCCCGCCTCGATGCGGATGACCTGCTCGAAAACGAGGCGGCGGCGCGCATCGCCGCGGCGATTGCTCCCGACCACCTGCGCTTTTCACAAGCAGCTACCGGCCGGGTGAACATCCACGCCACCGTCTCTGGTCTTTTCGTCGCAAACCGCGCCGCCGTCGACCGGGTGAACCGGATCGATCCGGCGGTCACGCTCGCCTGCCTCGGCGACCACACGGCAGTCGCAGCGGGCGATATGGTGGCGACGATCAAGATCATTCCTCTGGCGGTACCGGAGCGGTTCGTCGAACAGGCGGAGAATATGCTGCGGGCGGAGGCAGCCTTCGAGGTGAAGCCCTTTGTGGCGCAGCGTGCGGCCCTGATCGCAACCGAGTTGCCGTCACTCAAGCGGCAGGTCATGGACAAGACCCATATGGTTCTCGCTGCCCGGCTCTTACGTTCCGGAAGCCATCTCGTCACGGAACGTCGTGTAGCGCATTCGGAGGCGGCCGTCGCCGCTGCCATCGCCGATCTCAAGCCGGCCCATGACCTGATCATCATCTTCGGTGCTTCGGCAGTCTCCGATCCGGACGACGTGATTCCGGCGGCAATCCGGCGCGCCGGAGGGGTCGTCGAACATGTCGGAATGCCGGTCGATCCAGGCAACCTTCTGGTCTTGGGTCGAATTGCCGAGCTTCCTGTCGTCGGCGCACCGGGTTGCGCACGCAGTCCTAAGGAGAACGGGTTCGACTGGATTCTCGACCGCCTGCTTGCCGGCGAATGGCCGAATTCTGAGGATATAACCGGCCTCGGTGTCGGCGGCCTTCTGAACGAGATTCCGACCCGGCCGCAACCGCGGGAGCAAACCGTCAGTCCAGCGCGAGGTCCGGCACGGATCGTCGTCCTGGCTGCAGGTCGGGCAAGCAGAATGGGGGCGAGCGGCGGTCACAAGCTCCTGGCCGAGTTCGATGGCGTTCCAATGGTTCGGCGCACCGTCGAAGCGGCACTCGCGGCGGATGCCGGGAAGGTGGTCGTGGTAACCGGATATCGCGAAGCGGACATTCGCGCCGCGCTCGCCGGCCTGCCCGTGGAGTTTGTGTCGAATCCGGACTACGCCGCCGGCATGGCCTCTTCGCTGGTGGCAGGCGTGACCGCACTCGGAACGGAGGTGGGCGGCGCTCTCGTGATGCTGGCGGACATGCCGGGCATTACTGCCGATCACCTGCGCAAGATGATCGAAGTTTTCGACGGCGAAGGCAGGCAAGCGGTCGTGCGCGCAGTCTCGGGAGGCCAGCGCGGCAATCCAGTCATTCTGCCGAAAGAGACCTTCGCCGCGGTCAGGCAGCTCGTCGGCGATGTCGGAGCACGGCATATCGTGGAGCGGTGCGGGCTTCCGGTCATCGACGTCGAGCTCGGCGAAGCGGCGCGCCTTGATCTCGACACCCCGGAAGCGATCATCGCCGCTGGCGGCGTACTGAAGGAGTGA
- a CDS encoding XdhC family protein — protein MERSTLQAINAARAARRAAAVVTDLSDGASQVFLESASFPPEWDSLIVEALRSGRAGVATVEGRSLFVNVHLPPPRIVAIGAVHISQALAELAAVAGFDMTIIDPRTAFATVERFGAVELLAEWPEDILPSRPLDRYTALAALTHDPKIDDYPIRAALEADCFYVGALGSRKTHAARVERLGQAGVATDAIGRIKAPIGLDIGAASPAEIAVAILAEIIEALRRRDPTGGVGGTR, from the coding sequence ATGGAACGCTCCACCCTTCAAGCAATCAATGCGGCGCGTGCCGCGCGACGGGCGGCTGCAGTCGTTACCGATCTTTCGGACGGCGCCAGCCAGGTCTTTCTGGAAAGCGCGAGCTTTCCACCGGAATGGGATAGCCTGATCGTCGAAGCGTTGCGTTCGGGACGCGCCGGTGTTGCGACGGTTGAAGGACGATCGCTCTTCGTCAATGTTCATCTGCCGCCACCGCGCATCGTTGCGATCGGTGCCGTTCACATCTCCCAGGCGCTTGCCGAGCTGGCGGCGGTTGCCGGATTCGACATGACGATCATAGATCCACGCACCGCGTTCGCGACAGTGGAGCGGTTCGGCGCTGTCGAACTCCTGGCTGAATGGCCGGAAGACATTCTGCCCTCGAGGCCACTCGACCGTTACACGGCACTCGCCGCGCTCACGCATGATCCGAAGATCGACGATTATCCGATCCGGGCGGCCCTGGAAGCGGACTGCTTCTATGTGGGTGCGCTCGGCAGCCGCAAGACCCATGCGGCGCGCGTCGAAAGATTGGGACAAGCAGGCGTGGCCACGGACGCCATTGGTCGGATCAAAGCTCCGATCGGCCTCGACATCGGCGCGGCGAGTCCTGCCGAAATCGCCGTCGCCATCCTCGCCGAGATCATCGAAGCCCTGCGCCGCCGTGATCCGACGGGCGGGGTGGGAGGTACAAGATGA
- a CDS encoding XdhC family protein: MSKEPNILEPLEIAETWCSDGRKVALATVIETWGSAPRPIGSHLVIDEEGNFQGSVSGGCVEGAVIAEAVEIIESGTPKVLEFGVADETAWRVGLSCGGRIRVYVERIDG; the protein is encoded by the coding sequence ATGTCGAAAGAGCCCAATATTCTTGAGCCGCTGGAGATCGCCGAAACCTGGTGCAGTGACGGACGAAAAGTGGCGCTTGCGACTGTCATCGAGACTTGGGGCTCGGCACCGCGTCCGATCGGCAGCCATCTGGTGATCGATGAGGAAGGAAATTTCCAGGGTTCCGTCTCCGGCGGATGCGTTGAAGGCGCCGTCATCGCCGAGGCAGTGGAGATCATCGAATCGGGAACACCCAAGGTCCTCGAATTCGGCGTTGCCGACGAGACCGCATGGCGCGTCGGCCTTTCCTGCGGCGGCCGCATTCGGGTCTATGTCGAAAGAATTGACGGCTGA
- a CDS encoding vWA domain-containing protein — translation MVEQQFDRTAVSPITLGNGKLADNIVFFARALRRAGMRIGPAAITDAIDAVTLIGIGSRSEFYAALQCTFVKRREDQLLFDEAFHLFWRSHDLVQKMIALLSPIAPERPGEDQTRRAGEKRLREALLAGREDPRSSRDEPEIEVDARYTVSGRELFRKADFAQMTAAEIAEARKALSSLILPLDRVRTRRFRATHRPARIDPRATMRDAMRFGGELILPRFREPRLVHPPLVVLADISGSMSQYTRIFLHFLHALTEQRQRVHTFLFGTRLTNVTRQMRNRDPDEALDECVAAVKDWSGGTRIGETLHEFNRRWSRRVLGQGAIVLLITDGLERDDTAELEVEIDRLHRSCRRLIWLNPLLRFDGFEARARGVRAMLPHVDEFRAVHNLESVAELVKSLSGQGAQDADPRRFLHARMA, via the coding sequence ATGGTGGAACAGCAGTTTGATCGCACGGCAGTCTCTCCGATCACGCTGGGCAACGGCAAACTTGCCGACAACATCGTCTTCTTTGCCCGCGCGCTCCGAAGGGCGGGAATGAGAATAGGTCCCGCTGCCATTACCGACGCCATCGACGCCGTGACCTTGATCGGGATCGGGTCCCGCAGCGAATTTTATGCCGCCCTTCAATGCACGTTCGTCAAGCGTCGTGAAGATCAGCTTCTGTTCGACGAAGCGTTCCACCTGTTCTGGCGCTCGCACGACCTCGTCCAGAAGATGATCGCGCTGCTGTCGCCGATTGCGCCCGAGCGGCCGGGTGAAGATCAGACCAGGCGCGCCGGCGAGAAACGCCTCCGCGAGGCACTCCTTGCAGGAAGGGAAGATCCCCGTTCGTCGCGCGACGAGCCGGAAATCGAGGTCGATGCGCGCTACACGGTCTCGGGCCGCGAGCTTTTCCGCAAGGCGGATTTCGCGCAGATGACCGCCGCGGAGATCGCCGAGGCCAGGAAGGCCTTGTCATCGCTGATTTTGCCGCTGGATCGTGTGCGGACCCGCCGCTTTCGCGCCACCCATCGGCCGGCACGGATCGATCCGCGCGCCACCATGCGCGATGCCATGCGCTTTGGCGGCGAATTGATCCTGCCGCGCTTTCGCGAGCCGCGCCTTGTTCATCCGCCCCTCGTCGTGCTCGCCGATATTTCCGGATCGATGAGCCAGTACACGCGGATTTTCCTGCATTTCCTGCACGCACTGACGGAACAGCGACAACGCGTTCACACGTTTCTCTTCGGGACGCGGCTGACGAATGTCACGCGCCAGATGCGCAACCGCGATCCCGACGAAGCGCTCGACGAATGCGTGGCGGCAGTCAAGGATTGGTCTGGCGGCACACGCATCGGCGAAACGCTGCACGAATTCAACCGGCGCTGGTCGCGCCGGGTGCTCGGGCAGGGCGCCATTGTCCTCCTGATCACCGACGGCCTCGAGCGCGATGACACGGCAGAACTCGAAGTCGAGATCGATCGCCTGCATCGCTCTTGCCGGCGCCTGATCTGGCTCAATCCGCTGTTGCGCTTCGACGGATTTGAAGCGCGCGCCCGGGGCGTCCGGGCCATGCTGCCGCATGTTGACGAATTCCGGGCGGTGCACAATCTTGAGTCTGTGGCCGAGCTGGTGAAATCGCTGTCCGGTCAAGGTGCGCAAGACGCCGATCCGCGGCGCTTCCTGCACGCACGAATGGCATGA
- a CDS encoding AAA family ATPase — MAKHETGKLPQSIDETMAMLEAQNYLAGTQLATVLFLALKMKRPLFLEGEAGVGKTEIAKVLARSLDRPLIRLQCYEGLDVSSAVYEWNYPAQMLEIRLSEAAGMVDRQRIEGDIFSERFLIRRPVLQAISAAAGRAPVFLIDELDRTDEAFEAFLLEVLSDFQVTIPELGTIKADEPPIVIITTNRTREIHDALKRRCLYHWVDYPKAAQELEIIRRKVPGCSATLSREIVAYVQRLRAIDLFKNPGVAETIDWATALTELDRLALDPEKIADTLGTLLKYQDDIARIEGAEGRKLLAEVKAELLAQG; from the coding sequence ATGGCGAAACACGAGACGGGAAAGCTGCCGCAATCCATCGACGAGACGATGGCAATGCTGGAAGCACAAAATTACCTCGCCGGAACTCAACTTGCGACGGTGCTTTTCCTGGCGCTGAAAATGAAACGCCCGCTGTTTCTGGAAGGCGAGGCCGGCGTCGGCAAGACCGAGATCGCGAAGGTCCTGGCCCGTTCGCTCGATCGACCGCTGATCCGGCTGCAATGCTACGAAGGGCTCGACGTCTCGTCGGCCGTCTATGAATGGAACTACCCGGCGCAGATGCTGGAGATTCGCCTTTCGGAAGCGGCCGGCATGGTCGACCGACAAAGGATCGAGGGCGACATCTTCTCCGAACGGTTTCTGATCCGCCGCCCGGTGCTTCAGGCGATATCCGCTGCCGCGGGCCGGGCCCCGGTGTTCCTGATCGACGAGCTCGACCGCACCGACGAAGCTTTCGAGGCTTTTCTTCTCGAAGTACTTTCCGATTTTCAGGTCACCATCCCCGAACTCGGGACGATCAAAGCGGATGAGCCGCCGATCGTCATCATCACCACCAACCGCACCCGCGAAATTCATGACGCCTTGAAGCGACGCTGCCTCTATCATTGGGTCGACTATCCGAAGGCAGCACAGGAACTGGAGATCATCCGACGCAAGGTGCCAGGCTGTAGCGCCACCTTGTCGCGGGAAATCGTCGCCTATGTCCAAAGACTGCGGGCGATCGATCTTTTCAAAAACCCCGGCGTAGCGGAGACGATCGACTGGGCAACGGCACTCACCGAACTTGACCGGTTGGCGCTCGATCCGGAAAAGATCGCCGACACGCTCGGCACATTGCTCAAATACCAGGACGATATCGCCCGGATCGAGGGCGCAGAGGGGCGCAAGCTGCTTGCCGAGGTCAAGGCCGAACTGCTTGCGCAGGGCTGA
- a CDS encoding flavin reductase family protein gives MYVQDIDPERDVLEKTRLDPISYRDAMSRMSAHVQLITTADGRARRGVTITASCSVSDDPPTILACLNAANPRNDIFARSGAFALNVLGEPHRALAHAFSGRDQLDMDRRFAFGQWTQLTTGAPILTDAVVAFDCRLIEVKVMATHLILFGEVVDLRLGEKQSPLIYVDRGYHTL, from the coding sequence ATGTATGTGCAAGACATCGATCCGGAGAGAGATGTGTTGGAGAAGACCCGACTGGACCCAATAAGTTACCGTGACGCGATGAGCCGCATGTCCGCTCATGTTCAGCTCATCACCACGGCCGATGGGCGTGCGCGGCGCGGCGTGACGATCACCGCGTCCTGCTCGGTGTCTGACGATCCGCCGACGATCCTTGCCTGCCTCAATGCAGCAAATCCGCGCAACGATATCTTCGCGCGCTCCGGTGCTTTCGCGCTTAACGTGCTTGGCGAGCCGCACAGGGCGCTGGCCCATGCTTTCTCCGGCCGTGACCAGCTCGACATGGACCGGCGCTTCGCGTTCGGCCAATGGACGCAGCTCACGACCGGCGCGCCCATTCTTACCGACGCCGTCGTCGCCTTCGACTGCCGCCTCATCGAGGTCAAGGTCATGGCGACCCATCTCATCCTCTTCGGCGAAGTCGTCGATCTCCGCCTGGGAGAGAAGCAGTCGCCGCTCATTTATGTGGACCGGGGATATCACACGCTATAA
- a CDS encoding branched-chain amino acid ABC transporter substrate-binding protein, translated as MFRLIVKSIFVAGLISASPALAAGLKVAVVAPADGPFAALGKQMADGAAFQAEDRGSQIIPIAESCDPAGGEALTKALLASGAEAAIGFLCTESLEAALPALAEARIPAITLSVRSDILMEDALKKKWPFFRLAPSGKAEAAAITDVIVANWKGKPLALIDDGTIHSRELVESVRNGLAEIGVTPVFTDTYRPAQEQQVGLVRRLAKSGATHIFTGGDRYDTAVIARDAKAERVPITLLGGDVLNAADLEVPLEDGVLAVTVPEASRSSEAEAVAKAMRASGIEPEGYVLPAFAAMSLLEQAKDQAAKDGSALRDALLKGPYATILGPIKLNASHERTDTPYRLMEWQDGRFVATTGAGGAE; from the coding sequence ATGTTTAGATTGATTGTCAAGAGCATCTTCGTCGCCGGATTGATATCGGCCTCCCCTGCCCTTGCGGCGGGCCTGAAAGTTGCCGTCGTCGCTCCTGCCGATGGGCCTTTCGCCGCGCTTGGAAAGCAGATGGCGGACGGCGCCGCTTTTCAGGCGGAGGATCGCGGAAGTCAGATTATCCCGATCGCCGAAAGCTGCGATCCTGCCGGCGGCGAGGCGCTGACGAAGGCGCTGCTGGCTAGCGGCGCAGAGGCTGCGATCGGCTTTCTCTGCACGGAGAGCCTCGAAGCTGCCCTGCCCGCCCTCGCCGAGGCTCGCATTCCCGCCATCACGCTTAGCGTCCGCTCCGACATTCTGATGGAGGACGCCCTCAAGAAGAAGTGGCCGTTTTTCCGGCTGGCGCCCAGTGGAAAGGCCGAAGCCGCGGCGATCACCGACGTCATCGTCGCGAACTGGAAGGGCAAACCGCTCGCGCTCATCGACGACGGCACGATCCATAGTCGAGAGCTTGTCGAAAGCGTTCGGAACGGGCTCGCAGAGATCGGCGTGACACCCGTGTTCACCGACACGTACCGCCCGGCACAGGAGCAGCAGGTTGGCCTCGTCCGTCGACTGGCGAAAAGCGGCGCCACCCACATCTTTACAGGAGGCGACCGCTACGACACCGCCGTGATCGCGCGTGATGCGAAGGCGGAAAGGGTCCCGATCACCCTGCTTGGCGGCGACGTACTGAATGCCGCCGACCTTGAGGTACCGCTCGAAGACGGAGTGCTTGCCGTGACGGTTCCGGAGGCGTCTCGGTCGAGCGAAGCGGAAGCCGTCGCCAAGGCAATGCGTGCAAGCGGAATCGAACCCGAGGGTTATGTCCTGCCGGCCTTTGCCGCAATGTCGCTGCTCGAACAGGCGAAGGATCAGGCTGCCAAGGACGGCAGCGCGCTTCGCGACGCTCTGCTGAAAGGGCCCTATGCAACGATCCTGGGGCCGATAAAGCTCAATGCCAGCCACGAGAGAACCGACACTCCCTATAGACTGATGGAATGGCAGGACGGCCGATTTGTCGCCACCACGGGCGCAGGCGGCGCGGAGTGA
- a CDS encoding P1 family peptidase, giving the protein MMRKGPNNLITDVAGLLVGNAEDHRLKSGVSVVLCEQPATAAVQVLGGAPGTRETDLLAPENTVQSVDAVVLSGGSAFGLDSASGVQAALREMGRGFEVGPHRIPIVPAAILFDLVNGGDKDWGRFSPYRDLGYDAVRAAGPTFLTGTAGAGTGALTATFKGGLGSASTVLANGITVGALVAVNALGSATIGSTRHFWAAPFELDDEFGGLGYPAPMPQDATLPRLKFREKQSAAANTTIAVIATDAVLSKAEAKRLAIAAHDGFSRALWPSHTPLDGDLVFALATGASGKAPLLEDFIDLGAAAASTMARAIARGVHDAVAADNDTKPSWSQQARR; this is encoded by the coding sequence GTGATGCGCAAGGGGCCGAACAATCTGATTACCGATGTCGCGGGCCTGTTGGTCGGCAACGCCGAGGACCATCGGCTGAAGTCCGGTGTCTCGGTCGTACTTTGCGAACAGCCGGCAACGGCAGCGGTTCAGGTTCTCGGGGGCGCGCCGGGCACACGGGAAACGGATCTGCTCGCGCCCGAAAATACTGTCCAGAGCGTCGACGCCGTCGTGCTCTCGGGCGGTTCGGCCTTCGGTCTGGACTCGGCCTCCGGGGTGCAGGCCGCCCTTCGGGAGATGGGACGCGGCTTCGAGGTCGGTCCCCACCGCATTCCGATCGTTCCGGCCGCAATTCTCTTTGATCTCGTCAATGGCGGCGACAAGGATTGGGGGCGCTTTTCGCCCTATCGCGACCTCGGTTACGATGCCGTCCGGGCTGCCGGCCCCACATTTCTGACCGGGACAGCCGGTGCCGGTACGGGCGCACTGACCGCCACCTTCAAAGGCGGCCTCGGTTCGGCATCGACTGTGCTGGCCAATGGCATCACGGTCGGCGCACTTGTCGCCGTCAACGCGCTTGGATCGGCGACGATTGGCAGCACGCGCCATTTCTGGGCCGCGCCTTTCGAGTTGGACGACGAGTTCGGCGGGCTCGGCTATCCGGCCCCGATGCCACAGGACGCGACGCTGCCGCGCCTTAAGTTCCGTGAGAAGCAGTCGGCCGCTGCGAATACGACGATCGCAGTCATCGCCACCGATGCGGTGCTCAGCAAGGCCGAGGCGAAGCGACTGGCCATCGCCGCCCATGACGGCTTTTCTCGCGCGCTCTGGCCATCGCATACGCCGCTCGACGGCGACCTTGTCTTCGCGCTGGCGACTGGAGCGAGCGGCAAGGCGCCGCTGCTTGAGGATTTCATCGATCTCGGCGCTGCCGCCGCCTCGACGATGGCGCGTGCGATCGCACGTGGCGTCCACGACGCAGTCGCGGCCGACAACGATACGAAGCCGTCCTGGTCGCAACAGGCAAGGCGCTGA
- the rpe gene encoding ribulose-phosphate 3-epimerase, with translation MTYPIRIAPSILASNFSKLGQEVRDVVEAGADWIHLDVMDGHFVPNITFGPDVIKSLRPHTNATFDCHLMISPADPYLEAFAKAGCDIITVHAEAGPHLHRSLQTVKSLGKKAGVSLNPATPESAIEYVLDTVDLILVMTVNPGFGGQKFIHATEEKIRRIRAMVGERPIEIEVDGGITPETVALPVKAGANVLVAGSAVFKGDSVETYRSAIEAIRKSAEKARG, from the coding sequence ATGACCTATCCCATTCGCATTGCCCCGTCGATCCTGGCGTCCAACTTCTCCAAGCTCGGTCAGGAGGTTCGCGATGTCGTCGAAGCCGGCGCCGACTGGATCCATCTCGACGTCATGGATGGTCATTTCGTACCGAACATCACCTTCGGCCCGGACGTCATAAAATCGCTGCGCCCCCACACGAATGCGACCTTCGACTGCCATCTGATGATCTCGCCCGCCGATCCCTATCTCGAAGCCTTTGCCAAGGCCGGCTGCGACATCATAACGGTGCACGCCGAGGCCGGCCCGCATTTGCACCGGTCGCTGCAAACAGTGAAGTCGCTCGGCAAGAAGGCCGGCGTCTCGCTCAATCCGGCGACCCCGGAAAGCGCTATCGAATATGTGCTGGACACGGTCGATCTCATCCTCGTGATGACGGTCAATCCGGGCTTCGGCGGACAGAAGTTTATCCATGCCACCGAAGAGAAGATCCGGCGGATCAGAGCCATGGTCGGCGAGCGGCCGATCGAGATCGAGGTTGATGGCGGTATCACGCCCGAGACAGTTGCGCTGCCCGTCAAGGCCGGTGCCAACGTGCTCGTCGCCGGTTCGGCCGTCTTCAAGGGCGATTCCGTCGAGACCTATCGCAGCGCGATCGAGGCGATTCGCAAATCAGCGGAGAAGGCGCGCGGATGA
- a CDS encoding DUF2259 domain-containing protein — protein sequence MSMRAVVITTLLAAATIAAADVRAGDFAALQPIGFSSDGNVFAFEEYGVQDGSGFPYSTIYVLDTRKDTFLPGAPVRVVIEKDGGALHEARREAHGRAAPLVDAYRLADTPGILAAYNPITERSSAAHTLSYDAFPANEPFRRSYALMLEEKSFEPQGVCGSFLKEVKGFRLEMTEKAGKPATDVLQEDTRIPESRRCPTGYRIGGVVTRMNDDGSEVHVVMILVKSLGFEGSTDGHWIALPVRLPK from the coding sequence ATGAGCATGCGGGCGGTAGTCATCACAACGCTTCTGGCAGCGGCGACGATTGCGGCCGCTGACGTGCGTGCTGGAGACTTTGCCGCCTTGCAGCCAATCGGATTTTCGTCTGATGGCAATGTCTTCGCCTTCGAGGAATACGGCGTCCAGGACGGTTCAGGCTTTCCCTACTCGACGATTTACGTCCTCGATACGCGCAAGGACACCTTCCTCCCTGGCGCACCTGTCCGCGTCGTTATCGAGAAAGACGGCGGCGCACTGCACGAAGCGCGCCGCGAGGCGCACGGCCGTGCCGCACCACTGGTCGACGCTTACCGCTTGGCGGACACGCCCGGGATCTTGGCGGCATACAACCCTATAACCGAACGAAGCAGCGCGGCCCACACGCTGAGCTATGACGCGTTTCCGGCCAATGAGCCGTTCCGCAGGAGCTACGCGCTTATGCTCGAGGAGAAGAGCTTCGAGCCGCAGGGCGTGTGCGGCAGTTTTTTGAAGGAGGTCAAAGGCTTCCGGCTGGAAATGACGGAGAAGGCGGGGAAACCCGCGACGGACGTGTTGCAGGAGGACACACGCATCCCTGAGAGCCGTCGCTGCCCGACGGGTTATCGCATAGGTGGTGTCGTGACCCGCATGAATGATGACGGATCCGAGGTCCACGTGGTGATGATCCTGGTCAAATCGCTCGGTTTCGAAGGCTCGACCGATGGCCACTGGATTGCGCTGCCCGTCCGGCTTCCCAAATGA
- the purB gene encoding adenylosuccinate lyase codes for MIPRYSRPEMVAIWSPETKFRIWFEIEAHACDALAEIGVIPKEAAKTIWEKGGAAKFDVARIDEIEAVTKHDVIAFLTHLAEFVGPDSRFVHQGMTSSDVLDTCFNVQLVRATDLLLADLDKLLEALKRRAFEHKDTVTIGRSHGIHAEPTTFGIKLALAYAEFDRCKQRLLAAREEVATCAISGAVGTFANIDPRVEEHVAKALGLKPEPVSTQVIPRDRHAMYFATLGVIASSIERLATEIRHLQRTEVLEAEEYFSPGQKGSSAMPHKRNPVLTENLTGLARMVRAFVVPAMENVALWHERDISHSSVERMIGPDATVTLDFALARLTGVIDKLLVYPENMMNNLNKFRGLVHSQRVLLALTQAGVSREDAYRLVQRNAMKVWEQGKDFLEELLADSEVRAALSEEEIREKFDLGYHTKYVDTIFKRVFG; via the coding sequence ATGATCCCCCGTTACTCCCGGCCGGAAATGGTGGCCATCTGGTCGCCGGAAACGAAATTCCGCATCTGGTTCGAGATCGAGGCGCATGCCTGCGATGCCCTCGCCGAAATCGGTGTCATCCCCAAGGAAGCGGCGAAGACAATCTGGGAAAAGGGCGGCGCAGCAAAATTCGACGTCGCCCGGATCGATGAAATCGAGGCTGTCACGAAGCACGACGTCATCGCCTTCCTCACCCATCTTGCCGAATTCGTCGGGCCGGACAGCCGTTTCGTCCACCAGGGCATGACCTCGTCGGACGTTCTCGATACCTGTTTCAACGTGCAGCTCGTTCGCGCGACGGACCTATTGCTAGCTGACCTCGACAAGCTGCTCGAGGCGCTGAAGCGCCGTGCTTTCGAGCACAAGGACACGGTCACCATCGGCCGGTCGCACGGCATCCACGCCGAGCCCACCACCTTCGGCATCAAGCTGGCGCTTGCCTACGCGGAATTCGATCGCTGCAAGCAGCGCCTCCTGGCCGCACGCGAAGAAGTTGCGACCTGTGCCATTTCCGGTGCTGTCGGCACCTTTGCCAATATCGACCCACGGGTCGAGGAGCATGTCGCAAAGGCCCTCGGCCTGAAGCCGGAACCAGTCTCGACGCAGGTCATCCCGCGCGATCGCCATGCCATGTATTTCGCGACGCTCGGCGTCATCGCCTCCTCGATCGAGCGCCTTGCGACGGAAATTCGCCATCTGCAGCGCACCGAAGTGCTGGAGGCCGAGGAATATTTCTCCCCTGGCCAGAAGGGCTCCTCGGCCATGCCGCACAAGCGCAATCCGGTGCTGACGGAGAACCTGACCGGTCTTGCCCGCATGGTCCGCGCCTTCGTCGTGCCGGCCATGGAAAACGTGGCACTCTGGCATGAACGTGATATTTCGCACTCCTCGGTCGAGCGCATGATCGGACCGGACGCGACGGTGACGCTCGATTTCGCACTGGCACGACTGACCGGCGTGATCGACAAGTTGCTCGTCTATCCCGAGAACATGATGAACAACTTGAACAAGTTCCGCGGCTTGGTTCACTCGCAGCGCGTACTGCTCGCGCTGACCCAGGCGGGCGTTTCGCGCGAAGATGCCTACCGGCTCGTTCAGCGCAACGCCATGAAGGTCTGGGAACAGGGCAAGGATTTCCTTGAGGAGTTGCTGGCTGACTCTGAAGTTCGGGCCGCACTTTCGGAAGAGGAAATCCGCGAGAAGTTCGATCTCGGTTACCACACCAAGTACGTCGACACGATCTTTAAGCGTGTCTTTGGCTGA
- a CDS encoding PilZ domain-containing protein, with translation MTYRDSVQRASPRTQTKITGKVTCKFGSSNGVVRDLSDEGICFQLLFDIGAQTGQEVTIQSEELGFLTGIVRWYRGDKIGIKLKLSSNTAAQISSYYKFFRQ, from the coding sequence ATGACTTACAGGGACAGTGTTCAGCGCGCATCACCGCGCACGCAGACGAAAATAACCGGTAAAGTTACTTGCAAATTCGGGTCGAGCAACGGCGTTGTCAGAGACCTTTCCGACGAGGGTATCTGCTTCCAACTCCTGTTCGACATCGGTGCCCAGACCGGACAGGAGGTCACCATTCAGAGCGAAGAGCTCGGCTTCCTCACCGGGATTGTGCGCTGGTACCGCGGCGACAAGATCGGCATCAAGCTCAAGCTCTCGTCGAACACCGCGGCGCAGATCTCATCCTACTACAAGTTCTTCCGCCAATGA